A single window of bacterium DNA harbors:
- a CDS encoding S9 family peptidase has translation MNRTAPHGSWDSPLSASRLARAAQRLGQPRLQQGNVLWLEGRPDEGGRQQLMRARPDASLEPLTPESENVRTRVHEYGGGDYGLLGESVAYIVVGQDGIRRLGDAPVGGTLAGARYADLAASPDGRFLVAVEELPREGDEPENRLVAFSLASGERRVLVEGRDFVAMPAFSPQGDQLACIAWDHPNMPWDGTDLLVLGFGPDGPRGEPRRVAGGPDESIFQPRYSPAGVLTWISDRSGWWNLEQLREGGPLPVCPEAAEFGRPLWVFGLSSYDFESEDRLLCIRSGEQGDELVRLDLSNGTASLLATPFNELEGLRIEGRNAVFLGASPTRATTVCRLDLDTGQIEEIVSAFETTEYDPALWSVAQPVRYASTDGRDAYAFLYRPTHPEISGPSGEAPPLLVKSHGGPTAATGPALRLGIQYWTSRGFAVMDVNYAGSTGYGRAYRNALRGAWGVADVDDCCQAAAFAGQEGAADAARLAITGGSAGGYTTLCALTFRDVFGAGASHYGIGDLEALVRDTHKFESRYLDRLVGPYPEARERYRERSPIHFTDRLSCPAIFLQGLEDPIVPPNQAEAMVAALAARGIPHAHVTFAGEGHGFRVAENICSALESELIFYSRIFGFPVDVRRDLSIQGL, from the coding sequence ATGAACCGCACCGCACCCCATGGCTCCTGGGATTCTCCGCTCTCCGCCAGCCGATTGGCACGTGCGGCCCAGAGGCTCGGACAACCGCGCCTTCAACAGGGGAACGTCCTCTGGCTGGAAGGGCGACCGGATGAGGGCGGCCGCCAGCAACTGATGCGCGCGCGACCAGATGCATCGCTGGAGCCCCTGACGCCTGAATCCGAGAACGTGCGGACGCGGGTCCACGAGTACGGGGGAGGCGATTACGGCCTGCTCGGAGAGAGCGTTGCGTACATCGTGGTCGGGCAGGACGGCATCCGACGCCTCGGTGATGCGCCGGTCGGCGGGACCCTGGCCGGAGCGCGCTACGCCGATCTCGCTGCATCGCCGGACGGTCGCTTCCTGGTGGCCGTCGAGGAACTCCCTCGAGAGGGGGACGAGCCTGAGAATCGGTTGGTTGCATTCAGCCTCGCGTCCGGCGAACGCCGGGTCCTCGTCGAAGGCCGGGATTTCGTGGCCATGCCGGCCTTCTCGCCCCAAGGCGATCAGCTGGCGTGCATCGCCTGGGATCACCCCAACATGCCGTGGGATGGCACCGACCTGCTGGTGTTGGGCTTCGGGCCCGATGGCCCGCGTGGGGAGCCGCGCCGTGTGGCAGGAGGCCCGGATGAATCGATCTTCCAGCCCCGCTATTCGCCGGCGGGCGTGCTCACATGGATCAGCGATCGCTCGGGTTGGTGGAACCTGGAGCAGCTACGCGAGGGCGGGCCGCTGCCCGTTTGCCCTGAGGCAGCAGAGTTCGGTCGGCCGCTCTGGGTGTTCGGGCTCTCCAGCTACGATTTCGAGAGCGAGGATCGGCTCTTGTGCATTCGCAGCGGCGAGCAGGGCGACGAGCTGGTGCGCCTCGATCTGAGCAATGGAACAGCCTCATTGTTGGCGACCCCCTTCAATGAGCTCGAAGGCCTGCGAATCGAGGGACGCAACGCGGTCTTCCTCGGTGCGAGCCCAACCCGTGCGACGACGGTATGCCGGCTCGACCTCGACACGGGGCAGATCGAAGAGATCGTCTCGGCCTTCGAGACCACGGAATACGACCCAGCGCTGTGGAGCGTGGCGCAACCCGTGCGTTATGCATCCACCGACGGACGGGACGCCTACGCCTTCTTGTACCGTCCGACACATCCCGAAATCTCGGGCCCGTCCGGTGAGGCGCCGCCGCTCCTGGTCAAGAGCCACGGTGGGCCGACGGCCGCCACGGGCCCGGCGCTGCGGCTTGGGATCCAGTACTGGACGAGCCGCGGGTTTGCGGTGATGGACGTCAACTACGCCGGCAGCACCGGCTATGGGCGGGCGTATCGAAACGCCTTGCGCGGCGCCTGGGGCGTGGCTGATGTGGACGATTGCTGCCAGGCCGCGGCCTTCGCTGGCCAGGAGGGTGCGGCCGACGCGGCGCGGCTGGCAATCACCGGGGGCAGCGCTGGCGGCTATACGACGTTATGCGCCTTGACCTTCCGGGACGTATTCGGCGCAGGCGCCAGCCACTACGGGATCGGCGATCTCGAGGCTCTGGTGCGCGATACGCACAAGTTCGAATCCCGTTACCTGGATCGTCTGGTGGGCCCGTATCCGGAGGCGCGCGAACGATACAGGGAGCGTTCGCCGATCCACTTCACGGATCGGCTTTCCTGCCCCGCGATCTTCTTGCAGGGCCTCGAGGATCCGATCGTGCCACCGAACCAGGCCGAGGCCATGGTGGCGGCCCTGGCCGCGCGCGGCATCCCTCACGCCCACGTCACGTTTGCCGGCGAGGGCCACGGCTTCCGCGTTGCGGAGAACATCTGCAGCGCGCTCGAATCCGAGCTGATCTTCTACAGCCGCATCTTCGGCTTTCCGGTCGATGTCCGCAGGGATCTCTCGATCCAGGGCCTCTAG
- a CDS encoding sulfite exporter TauE/SafE family protein produces the protein MYRSMTPFDASLLIGGGLVAGVINTLAGGGSMLTVPLLVMIGLPGTLANGTNRVGILIQNGVASWGFWAQGVGDLRRSLPVILPVAAGALVGALVASRLPDDVFERIFGVVMLLLLIPTVRGVRRSSTEPATPHPGWLRTLVFVAIGLYGGAFQAGVGLLLVAALSFGGIDLVRANSIKVLVNFCFTLLAVPIFIAAGQVSWPEALALGAGFAAGGALGARLAVQGGERLIRPVLGIAIVALAGRMIGLY, from the coding sequence ATGTACCGATCCATGACGCCGTTCGACGCCAGCCTCTTGATCGGTGGGGGCCTGGTCGCGGGTGTCATCAACACCCTGGCGGGCGGCGGCTCCATGCTCACCGTCCCTTTGCTGGTGATGATCGGCCTGCCAGGCACCCTGGCGAACGGCACCAACCGTGTCGGCATCCTGATCCAGAATGGCGTGGCTTCCTGGGGCTTCTGGGCCCAGGGCGTCGGCGATCTCCGTCGCAGCTTGCCCGTGATCCTCCCGGTGGCCGCAGGTGCGCTGGTCGGAGCCCTCGTGGCATCCCGACTGCCCGACGACGTCTTCGAACGCATCTTCGGCGTCGTCATGCTGCTCCTGCTCATTCCTACCGTGCGAGGGGTCCGCCGCTCCAGCACCGAGCCCGCAACACCTCACCCCGGCTGGCTCCGAACGCTCGTGTTCGTGGCGATCGGCTTGTACGGAGGCGCCTTCCAGGCCGGCGTCGGCCTGTTGTTGGTGGCTGCCCTCTCCTTCGGCGGCATCGATCTGGTGCGCGCGAACAGCATCAAGGTCCTGGTGAACTTCTGCTTCACGCTCTTGGCCGTGCCCATCTTCATTGCGGCCGGCCAGGTCTCGTGGCCGGAAGCGCTCGCCCTGGGCGCCGGTTTCGCAGCCGGCGGTGCCCTGGGCGCCCGGCTCGCCGTCCAGGGTGGAGAACGACTGATCCGTCCCGTTCTGGGTATCGCCATCGTCGCCCTGGCAGGTCGAATGATCGGCCTCTACTAG
- a CDS encoding crotonase/enoyl-CoA hydratase family protein (Catalyzes the reversible hydration of unsaturated fatty acyl-CoA to beta-hydroxyacyl-CoA): MPVRCEKPDDHPHVALVTLDRPAKANSLDPEMLGELAATWRALADDETIRCIILTGGGDRVFCSGMDMKTTIPISQALARGERIDERSFEGLRNVQLALLAGFDLGKPLICAINGHARAGGCDLMLASELRYSVPDATFALEEVALGLYPTGNATVALPRQIGWVHAHDLLLTARPIDAERALEIGLLNAVVPADQLLAKSFEAADAIAGNAPLAVRATRAGVRELLSLPLEQAYVRQEELGRPLRKTEDAREAQRAFAEKRKPVFRGC, encoded by the coding sequence ATGCCCGTTCGATGCGAAAAGCCCGATGACCATCCGCACGTCGCTCTCGTCACCCTCGACCGGCCTGCCAAGGCGAACAGCCTCGACCCGGAGATGCTCGGTGAGCTGGCGGCCACCTGGCGCGCGCTCGCAGACGACGAAACCATCCGCTGCATCATCCTGACCGGTGGCGGCGATCGGGTCTTCTGCTCGGGCATGGACATGAAGACGACGATCCCCATTTCCCAGGCCCTGGCCCGAGGCGAGCGGATCGACGAGCGCAGTTTCGAGGGCCTGCGCAACGTGCAGCTCGCGCTGCTGGCCGGCTTCGATCTCGGCAAGCCTCTCATCTGTGCGATCAATGGCCATGCGCGCGCTGGAGGATGCGATCTGATGCTCGCGTCGGAGCTTCGCTACAGCGTGCCGGACGCGACCTTCGCGCTGGAAGAGGTGGCACTCGGTCTGTATCCCACGGGCAATGCCACGGTCGCCCTGCCCCGTCAGATCGGTTGGGTGCACGCCCACGACCTGCTCCTGACCGCACGTCCGATCGACGCAGAACGAGCCCTCGAGATCGGCTTGCTCAACGCAGTGGTCCCCGCGGACCAGTTGCTCGCCAAGAGCTTCGAGGCCGCGGACGCCATCGCTGGCAACGCCCCACTTGCGGTGCGTGCAACCCGGGCGGGGGTTCGAGAACTTCTCAGCCTGCCCCTCGAACAGGCCTACGTGCGGCAGGAAGAGCTCGGGCGCCCCTTGCGCAAGACGGAAGATGCCAGGGAAGCACAGCGCGCGTTCGCCGAGAAGCGCAAGCCGGTCTTCCGAGGCTGTTAG
- a CDS encoding HIT domain-containing protein, with protein MTDDFYCEEALSGRTPIDVVAETDDVLAFHHTMPFWPVHIVVIPKAHVPSLTNLGEFNETTVHKVLSVVREVAADVEAEHGACRVLTNLGGYQDSKHLHFHVNFGDPLR; from the coding sequence GTGACTGACGATTTCTATTGCGAAGAGGCCCTCAGCGGTCGTACGCCTATCGACGTCGTCGCGGAGACCGATGACGTGCTGGCCTTCCATCACACGATGCCGTTCTGGCCCGTTCATATTGTCGTCATTCCGAAGGCACATGTTCCGTCTCTCACGAATCTCGGAGAGTTCAACGAAACAACCGTGCACAAGGTTCTCTCCGTCGTTCGTGAAGTCGCCGCAGATGTCGAAGCCGAACACGGTGCCTGCAGGGTCCTCACGAATCTTGGTGGCTACCAAGACTCGAAACACCTGCACTTCCACGTGAATTTCGGTGACCCTCTGAGATGA